Within Lolium rigidum isolate FL_2022 chromosome 5, APGP_CSIRO_Lrig_0.1, whole genome shotgun sequence, the genomic segment ccgacacgtaaactaatatgttacagatacaagggcaaactagcccaaactttgcatgtaaggccgattcacgtatttcttccatctatatattcttcaagtccatcttgatcgcggcccacctctgactcggtcaaattctggtgataacaggtgcgtaatgtaatcaacaactacatcctcggacatagcgccaatgttttatccctagtggcaacagcacaacacaaccttagaactttacgtcactcgtctcgagtgtcaatgcgaggcatgaacccactatcgagcataaatactccctcttggagttaaaagcaaaaacttggccgagcctctactaataacggagagcatgcaagatcataaacaacacatatgtaataacttgataattaacatgacatggtattctctatccatcggatcccgacaaacacaacatatagcattacggatagatgatcttgatcatgttaggcagctcacaagatccaacaatgaagcacaatgaggagaagacaaccatctagctactgctatggacccatagtccgggggtgaactactcactcatcactccggaggcgaccatggcggtgtagagtcctccgggagatgaatcccctctccggcgaggtgccggaggagatctcccgaatcccccgagatgggatcggcggcggcgtctcgataggttttccgtatcgtggtttttcgcctcgggggtttcgcgacgaaggctttaagtaggcggaagggcgagtcgggggcccgacgagggcccacaccacggggcggcgcgggccccccttggccgcgccgccatgtggtccggccacctcgtggccccacttcgtatgctcttcggtcttctagaaggttcgtggcaaaataggcccccgggtcttcgtttcgtccaattccgagaatatttcgttactaggatttacgaaaccaaaaacagcgagaaaacgagaaccggcacttcggcatcttgttaataggttagttccagaaaatgcacaaatatgacataaagtgtgcataaaacatgtaggtatcatcaataatatggcatagaacataagaaattatcgatacgtcggagaagtatcaagtatccccaagcttagttctgctcgtcccgaagcgagtaaaacgataacaaagataatttctgaagtgatatgccatcataaccttgatcatactatttgtaaacatatgtagtggatgcagcgatcaaaacaatggtaatgacatgagtaaacaagtgaatcataaagcaaagacttttcatgaatagtacttcaagacaagtattaataagtcttgcataagagttaactcataaagcaataaatcaaagtaaaggtattgaagcaacataaaggaagattaagtttcagcggttgctttcaacttgtaacatgtatatctcatggataattgtcaacatagagtaatataacaagtacaatatgcaagtatgtaagaatcaatgcacggttcacacaagtgtttgcttcttgaggtggagagagataggtgaactgactcaacataaaagtaaagagaaaggtccttcatagaggaaagcatcgattgatatatttgtgctagagcttttattttgaaaacatttgaaagccctgggccgcgccgccctatggtggtggcccctcgtggccccacttcgtatgctcttcggtcttctggaaggttcgtggcaaaataggcccctgggtcttcgtttcgtccaattccgagaatatttcgttactaggatttctgaaaccaaaaacagcagaaaacagaagcggcacttcggtatcttgttaataggttagttccagaaaatgcacgaatatgacataaagtgtgcataaaacatgtaggtatcatcaataatatggcatagaacataagaaattatcgatacgtcggagacgtatcaatgggcagGTGGTACCagagagagacacttttcgatatttggggtccatgttgcagaaggatggcgatatcgatgaagatgtgggccaccgaatcaaggctggttggatgaagtggcgccaagcttctggtgtactctgtgacaagagagtgccacaaaagctaaaaggcaggttttataggacaactatccgacctgcgatgttgtatggcgcggagtgttggccaacgaagagacgacatatccaacagttaaaTGTAGCAGAGATGcacatgttgagatggatatgtggccacacaagaaaggatcgggtacgaaatgacgatatacgggagagagttggggtagcaccaaTTGAAAAGAAGCTGatccaacatcgtctcagatggttttGACAtgtccaacggaggcctccggaagcgccagtgcatagcggacggataaagcgtgctgagaatgttaagaggggtcgtggtagacaaaacttgacatgggaggagtccgttaagagagacatgaaggtttggaatatcgacaaatatttagccatggacagaggtgcatggaagttagctatccacgttccagaaccatgacttggcttcgagatcttatgggtttcaactctacccTACCCAACTTGTTTGGAACTGAAAGAGttggttgttcttgttgttgtttgttgttgttgtttgaagGCCACATCTGTGGCTCAGGTAATTGTGCATGTCTTTGTGTATAGTTTAGTCATCTGAACTAGCTtaacttttctgaaacaaaaaTGTGTCAcggttcaccccccccccctcccatgAACTAAGAAAAGTATCCTTAActggttttgcaaaaaaaaaaaaccttcgaATCAAGAACataagaggtcgtttggtatccatcatttgggcctggaatcctgaaattcattttgaaatttcataggtgggctgttcggttgccatagaattgggccatcatttcatttaggaaatctAGCAAAATGATGTCATGTGTAAACACAATTCCGAGCTGAAATCTATCATTCACGTTTCTCCATGAAAGctatttacaaattcaatattgaattctactgtcatttacaattcctgtggcaaccaaataagtgtccatttctggaatattcatttcaaaatgctacaaataaaataaaagcctggcttccaaacgacttctaacAAATATTTCCTTAAAAAGGGCGTACTCATATTCCCATAAAATATAAGAACGAATCCCCGCCAAAAAAAACTTAAGAAAAACAGAAGTAGAAGACACGTAGCGTAGACTTATTAGTAGAGCAATTGGCTCAAGATAATTACTAAACCATTGAAAAAATGAAAACACAAAATACAATGCTGCATCATTTCTGTATTCTGCCAGTTCACTGCAACTCCGGTATAGATGAAACACGCCCTTTTAAAAAACAACACACATTATATAACAACAGAAGTTCAGATGACAATGTTAATACAGTATCACCCGTCCTTGCTTGACTACATCGCACCCCAGATAATATTAACATCAAATTTATTACAGTACATCTGGTTTATATCTAAGTGTACTTGACATGTAGTACTAGACTACTAACAGTAATACAGAGTACTGGATTTAGCCATGACAATGTACTCAAATATAGCTAACTGAGCCTCCAGACTTTAGCCAGATTTATAGTCTAGATTGGGTTCCTCCAGCAACAACAATTGTTTCAGCTGTAATGTAGGATGCATCATCCGATGCTAGGAAAGCGGCGGCTGAAGCCATGTCTTCAACGGTTCCCAATCTCTTAAGCGTGCTCCTATCGATGAGCTCATTTCTCTGCAAAATGATTTGGTTAGATACATGCACATGGAACAAAACATAACATTAGATTTGCTTGGTGGTACAACTAACACTATTTAGACAACAATATTGTTCTGAATAATCTATAGTTTTATGACTGAGAAGTGCAGTGCCCATGTGTAAAATAACAAAAGGTCAGTAGCACTGGGATAAAGGTAAACATCTGGAAAATAAAGAATCCAGAAAGAAATATTAAACCTAGGAAATTACATATTGCATCCCAACCTAGGTCAGTAGCACTGGGATAATGATAAACATCTGGAAAATTAATAATCTAGAAAGAAATATTAAACCTAGGAAATTACAAATGTACAATACTATACTGCCTCTCAAGCTAGTTCTTTGGGATGATTCCACAAATGCTTCTAGCAACAGTAGCACTATGGACATTAGTTTGTGATGGCCCAATGGACCATGGGTGCCTGAGGATCCAATGAGCCTGTGGGGCCGTAGGACTGTAGGAGTAAGGCAAAGCCGGAATGAAGGGATGAGAGGCACCAATGTGCAAAGTGTAAGATTGTTGTAATAGTCTCACACTGGTACTGTGCACTGTGTATTGTGAAACCTACAGCCTGCTAATTATATTTCTACATAAAAAGAATTATCTTGTTCATAATGCATCTTAAATGAAGCATTTGTTTGAGTACTCTCTCAATAATTTCATTATGTGTCTTAGCTCACATGGAAGTTTTGGGCCCCCCTAGGGTCAAATTCTTCCTTTGGCTGGCATGCCAAGACCGCTGCTGACCGCAGAGAGGCTGGCTCACTGAGGTCTGCAACACCACCCCCGGTGTGTGTTATGCGCCTATGCTAGCAATCCATGGAGACAATGGAGCACATTCTCATTGGCTGCCCTTTCTCACGGGTCACGTGGCGCAAGGTTCTCTCTTGGGTCAGGCCGACCTCTCGCATCCCAGCCTTTGGGGACAGGTTTGTGGATTGGTGGCGATCAACCATCCACTTTGCCCCCACTGCAGCACACAATGTCACCTCTTTGTTGATTATGGTCATGGTTTGGTGGATTTGGAAGCAGCGGAACACGGTCATTTTCAACGACGCACAGCCTGACAATTCTACGATGCTCGAAACAATCAAGGCAGAGGCCTGGCTGTAAGTAGCGGCAGGAGCAGCAGCCCTTGCAGCGCTTCTCCCGGCGGAGACTAGCTTTTAGAGCGTCGCGTTTTACCCTCAGGTGTAGCCCCTTCGGGTTTTATACTAAACTCTTCTTTCTATCAATAAATTAAAATACAAAGCTTTTGTGTTTTCTCAGAAATAAAAGTGCCGTCTTAATTTGATAGTTGCTGGAGAATTTAAACATTTAAATTTAACATTTTATCTATTTTCCCATCCATAAAAATAACTGCAATATACATGGAAAATAAATAATTGAACAGAAATTCAGTGTATTTCTATGTTCAGGTCTTATTGCTTTCTACATGCAGACTGTGTCAGGAGTACAGGCAGCACATATATGGAAAACTGGTGAGCAATGAAATTGTATTCATCACTAAGATACTTCCAAAACTGTAAATTATACTCTTGATTCACTTTTCCTCGTAAGTGATATTACTGTTTTTCTCTTTGGTATGATATGATATGACTAACTGGAtatcaaatatgcaaacaaaaggaGAAAAATAATATCAGAAATTACTTACAAGGGTCTCATTAGTTGTGAGGAAACCAGCAAAGCGTGTAGGAACAAAACCAGGAGCTATACAGTTAACACGGGTATTTGGGCCCATCTCAGTAGCAAGAGCCTGCACAAGAATACATCCATGGACAGAATCAGTGGAGAAAATAGCACttcagatgtaaaaaaatgtATATCCTGGCAGTTCAAAGGTAAAAGCATATGAGCACTCATGGGTGACTGCATAAGATTTTGAAAAGTTACacttgcaaaaaaaaagtatCAGAAAAATCATGTGCAGAAAACTAAAGGCATGTGCATTTGCAAAAACAAGTGCACAAATATGCTCATACACGCATGGTACAAAAACAAAagattgtactccctccgatcaacAAAGAATGTCTCAACTTCATCTAAATTacgtctagatatatctaaatttagacaaagttgagacatcctttgttggacggagggagtacttacttTTTTATGTGTACACTTTTTGCAAGTGCACGTGATTTTTCTGAGATTTTCTTAAAGATGCGCAAGTGGGTATTTTGAGATTCTCTTGAGATGCACAACTAGGTAACTCAACTCAATTCACAATCATGTGCACCAGAACATAAATACTGACATAAATTATGTTTACGAAGCTGGGGCATGAATAACCGTTTTGGAAAATTGGAAATAAACTGCCTTCGAGGTTTTTAAGGCAGCATAAGGCGATCAACCCCCACCTTGATGCCTAAGCGACACTAAGGTGGGCACCTAAATGACGCTGCCAAGACGCCTAAGCGTCCATAAGGCGAAAAACCATGCTGCCTTGTAATAACTCTTCAGCTGATATGAAAGTTTATAATTCTGAAACTGTAGCTCACATACAACAGATGGTGCCATGTGTGAATGCAAGATCCATTGTGCTAATTTATTAGCTTCTATCGAGCTTGTGGATCTGTTTGCATATTCGTAGTCACATAATTTGCGGTTAGGCTTTGCGGGATGTTTATCAATGAATCTGATTAGTTCTACATTTATACGAACATGGCATATCGTCAGCTCAGTTCATAAGCATATCagaagtcgtttggtatccatcatttgggcctggaatcctggaattcattttggaattccataggcgggctgtttggttgccacagaattgggccatcattttatttaggaaatccagcaaaatgacgccatgggtaaacacgattccgagctgagacctgtcatttgtgtttctctatggaagccatttacaaattcaatattgaattctgctgtcatttgcaattgctgtggcaaccaaacaagtgtccatttctagaattacaatgtaaatgaaatgaatacatgtattcatttcaaaatgctacaaacgaaatgaaaacctggcttccaaacgacttctaaaGTGTAAGGATTTGAAGGGAATCTATAATTGAACACGAAAACTTTCTCAAGGTGACAACATCCAATCTCTTATACAACCACAAAATTCCAGTTCCCAGGCTAGCAAATTTTCAAGTGTAAATTTTATAAAGTTGTTACAACTAGATAAATTTTCTTGATTTTTTAGGAGCACACTCCACCCTGTCAGTGACCACTTTGCTTCAATGATGAAGTTGCACCACACACAAGAAGCATGTCTCATCTGGTGAGATAACTTTCATATCCAATTAAGTATTACCTATATAAGCATTCAGAAAAAAAGTATATATGTTCCTCCCTGAAGGATAACTTGCTTAGGACAAAGATGTTTTTATGTACAATATATTTATCAACACAACTAGTCCCTCCATTTTGCTATATCTGTTAGTGGCCCCAAGAGTCATTGCTTCAAAATGTTTGTCAATTCAGCAACCCCGGGAAGCAATTCTTACAACACATATCATCTACCCCTACATAAATGCTTTGAAGAGGTTATGTGATTCCAGCATGGTCTTCTAGTAGGGTAAGCATTCATTCATCGGTAAGTTTTCTCGGTTCGATGCATTCATGGTCTGCGTGCACGGTGGGTTGTGGATAATATAGTGTAACAAAGTGAGTACTAACCACGCCAATACACAATTCTCTATAATTTTGATGTGCATCCGTACACGTGCACCAACACAACAATGACAAATAATAAGCATATACCTTTGTGAGACCAAAAAGGGCAGTCTTTGTAACACCATACATCCCTAAAGTTGATTCAGGATTATAACCAGCAATTGAAGAAATTATTATCACAGATGATCCCTTCCTCAAATGTGGTGCAGCATCCTAGGGAATATGGAAGTGATTAATTGTGCAAAAGTTGATTTACAGAACATGCAAATGAGCATTTAGAATGCAGAATTCATTCACCTGAAGTAGAAGAATAGAAGCTTTGACATTAATATCCCATAGCTTGTCAAGAACTGACTCTTTCATCTCGAGTATGCCTTCTACAGAAGGATTTGCAGCGGCATTGGATACAACAATATCAATGTGTCCAAAATTCTGTCAAAACAAAATTAAATTTTGTTATGGACCAGCCCTGTACTGTCTAGTGTTGATGGTAAGAAACAGCATGAACAGCAAAGGCAAGAAAAAGAGGTGGGACTGCTTTATTTTGAACTACAGACCCTGCAGGCTGTGTCAGGTGCTCGTAATGTAATTCGGGTCACTAACTATGTTGTGTTTCAGGCCACTGGGTGAACAAACAGCACACGCACCTAGCTATAAAAAGCCTTGCACCGTGATGGTATTGCCTATCAAATGAGAGAACGGTTATCCTCTCCCccactcttctttcttcttcctaaACTATCTCTCTCATGTCCCAAATCTGCTTTCTATCCACCACAAAACTCCCCAATTCTAACTTTAGGGACTTTATAAAATGTGTCCTATTATAATGAATTTAATACTACCTGGTTGCAGTAAGCATATATGGATGTATTAAGCTACCTAAGATATGAATAGGAACTAACAGTTTGTAATCGtggcaaaggaaaaaaaatacagtTCTGATGCACCCAAAATCAACTGCCGACCATAAACTCCTCTTAcatcatgatgagatgcagataaATTTAAGCTGAAACGATCAGTAACAGTGAAAGCAACGCCACAGTTGTACTGCTCTGCAAATAAGATCAGACGGGTTTATTCAGAACTGCAGCCTCGCCCTCTCCCCCGTAGTTTGCCCGACAGTCAACAAGATTCCTACGGAGAAATTAAGTCGATAATTCAAGAAACAGCTCACATCTAGTGATCTAGTAAACCTAATCCTCACCCGGCCCCCAAATTCCACTGGAGGGAGTGCCGGACATCGCAACTCCGAAGCAACGAATCTGGCAATGTTGTACGAACACAAGGACGACAGAACTATCGCACGGAATGACCAGGTAGTGAAGAGATCTCACCTTGACGGCGGTGTCGACGAGGTGCTTGCGGTGGTCCGCGTTGGAGACGTGGCAGACGGCCCCGACCACGGTGATCCCCTTCGCCCTGAGGCCCTCCGCCGCCTCGTCCACGTTCTTCTGCAGCGGTAGGAAACCGGTCGGTCAGAGAAAAGGTTCGATCGATCGAGAACCCGGGAAGGAAGTAAGGAAGGAAGGGGGCAACTCAAGGCTAGCTGGACCTGCTTGCGGGAGGAGATGACGACCGCGGCGCCCTCCAGGCcgaggcgctcggcgatggcgaggcCGATGCCCTGCGTGGAGGCCGTCACGACGGCCACCTTCCCCTCCAGGCGCCGGCACTTGACGTCCATCGCCGCCGTGGTCTCCTTGCTGCTCGCTCGCGGGTCGCGGCTGTCTGTCTGTGTTGCGGCCCGATGGAAGCGCGTGTTTTAGGTGAGAGAGACGGCGATGGAAGCAAGGTAAGTAGAGCGGCGTGGCAAGAATATCCGCTCGGACCGGGGCGCCGGACCTCAGTGCTGCGCCTGCGCTGGTTTGTATCGACTCTGCTGCCTGGGCCCAGGTTTCTAAATAATTAACTAAGCAAAGATTTTGCATTTGGAAAAGAGTAAAGTCTATAATAAACCTCAAGTTTGTAGAGGGAGTCTAAATTGAACCCTGAACTCCAACTCCCGGAAAATAGCACCCTCAACTCATTGTTCCCGGTTGCTACTTGTGATAAGCTCCTTTCCACCGGGATTTGCTAACGTGGCAAAGTTAacgatgttagagcatctccactcgtccccccgacgaggtccccggcgagcgttttttccatccggacggcgtaattcggcccagtcgcgcccccggtttctcgttttcgtccggatttgggcctaaatccatccggcgatcccacgccatccccggcccccggggagcgctcggggactccggacgagtgaaaagcggcgtggccccaacttgtcggcgacaatggcctccgatctacggcaaaaccctcgtcttcccgatctacggcaaaaccctcgtcttcccgatctacgtcaataccctcgtcgaacgaaagctttgaactctcaagtggtgcaacatagatagattatatatatatttcgaatataattcgaataaacataaaaattacatataaaaactttaaaactaaactacttcttcttcttcttagaaggccccgcctcatcgtcgccgcggcgacgcttccggctcgtcacctcctcgtcggaggaagttgagtcctcctcgtcgtcgtcctcatcggcctcttcgtcctcctcctcgtcgtcccactcgtcctcgccggccggcggggggaatcgtcgctcgccggacgatgcagctggatcccaccaatggcgccatccaggcggcttcccctcgatgtcggtgtccgatggccaagagatatcgctcatggttgacggaggatggtgacgagagaacggatgaatggctcggcccgtcgaaaaccgtttatgtaggtctctcgacgaaagagagcgtcggttgctcttccgcggagttcgtgctccattacggcggttctcgcatcgaggccacttcgaccgttcccgacgagtcgctTCGGCTCTCcggtccacttcgcgacggttcaatgcggcgagggaactccgacgattgcccttcccggtgatcgcgccgtcgctatgcacgcggtgggtgcgcgtccatgggctcgcggctggaaaaatgggcctccccaggccaaaaactacatccatccggcgctaaatttcgccggatttgggcgtggggagcccaaacgagtggggatgctcttattgCTGACTTGCCAAATCTGAAAGGTGAGTCTGCCCTTCCTCTCCATCAGCCGAGCATTTTAGCGAGCACAACACATGCACCCACAATGGCGTCAGCGGCGACGGCGGTTGGTCGCCAGTTCAACGGCAGCAACGGCAACAACGGCACCATGGACGACGGGAGGTCGCTCGGTGATGCCGAAGTGTTCCGCGAGCTCGGGCATTGACTGCCGGACAGCTACTGCCGTATTGCGTACCGCTCGCTGCTCGATCAGGCGCTACCTCCACATCCAGACCAACACCCGGGAGCTCACGTCCGCCGTCACCGTGTTCGCCTTGCTGCTGACGAGATGCACGCCGCCAACACTTTCCTGGTTGAGTGGTTTGTGTGGCTGCCATAGGGCGCGGACAGCGGTCCGTTGTGGTCGGCTCTGCATCAGCGCTCGCACGCGTTGTGGAAACCTTGCTCACTGAAATACTTTTGGCTGAGATACACGTAGGTGCAGCAAACTTCTCGAAGGACAAGAAGCTAACTATAGTTGATTGACATCTGCACATAAAGACTCGCATCAAGAACAAGTAAAAGAAGGACTCGCCTCAAGCAAGCCAGCGAGTTTGATTCAGTACAATGTGCATCTCTACTCTAGATGGAATACACCGTCGCCACCAACGCTTCTCTGGGCGCCGGAGAGGGCACCGTTGCCATTGCTCGGGATGGGGAGCACCCCCTTCACTACTGCTCGGATCGGAAGCCTCGCCCTGCTCTGTAGTCTGTACTAGCCACCGTACGGCTGCTCAGAATCGGTGCACCTGCCCTCGAAGGGTGGGTGTGCTGTCGTGGACAGAGGGAGGGGATGAGGAAGATACATTGTAGGAGAGGGGCTCACGACTTTGCTTGGGATTAAAGAGAGAGCAGAGATCAAGAGACAGAAGATTCAGAAAGGACGGAGATGAAGAAGATAGACATGACATGTGGACCAGTAAAGTCATAGAGAGAGATGAGACGATGCAGCAATCCCACCGATTTGGTAACAATCAAAATGCCACTTTAGGCCGGGAAAGACGAGTTCAGGGTGCTAATTTATGGGATTTGGAGTTCGGAGTTTGATTACGACACCATCTATAAGTTTAAGGTTTATTTCAGACTTTACTCTTTGGAAAACACCTATGGCGCGATTGAAAAAGAGAGATGCACTTTCATTTTTTACTTAGCACAAAAGTGCAGGAGAACCATGAAAAAATACAATATTTGGATTATTGTAGCATGGGTACTCGACGGTGTTCGAGAGCATCAACATGCTTGGAAAAGGAGGACATGTGCTATTTGAACCCGCGAGCAAACACCAAGGGGTCATCTGACGCTTCTCGCATGCGGAGAGTACTCCTGCATCCCGCTGTCTTCACACACCTCCACGAACCATGAATCCCTCTTAACTAGATCCACCTCCAAGAACAGTTCCCTCAAAAGGGAACGGGGCGCCATCCGTAGCTAAGCACTGCCATCATTTTATCTGGGAGACCAGATCTAGGGTTACCACCAGAACATGTTGGGAAGGGAGTGAGAGTTGCATATCGCTGCCTCCAACGAGGTAACGAAGCCCGTATGCGCCGATGTCAACAACTCCGTCCACGACCAAACTATGGCAGTTGTTTGGTTTGGGTTCCGCTTTTAAATTAGCAGTTGTTTGATTTGGGTTCCAGTAGTTGTTTGGTATTGGTCCCCCTTTCAGATTAGTTGGTGTCTACTTTGGAAAGCCGTTGTGATTTGGCAAACTGTTTGTGAAAAGTCTAGGATTCTCCTAGGATGTTGAGAGCTTGTTTCTGCACTGATTTATTTTCAGCATAATGGGAAATATTGATCAGCCCAAGTATagcaaaaatgaaaaaacaaactaCAAATCTCAGAAATGAACGCATGGCCCATTAGTTCCAAAAGAACACAAAGCAGGATAACAGATTCTTCGCTCCACTCATGAATCccaaaaatactaaaatttgaaacAATTCACTTCTCCTTGCACTCGGATGATTGCTCGATGTGCTATATACTCCCACTACAGCTCCTCCCACTGCAGCAATAATCGTGAAAACTGTGTGTAAATACAAAAGAACTAACCGTCCATGAAACAATGAAGTTCACatacctcctcttcatcttcatcttcacctacatcttcatcttcctcggaAAAAATACCATCTTCTTTTTCACCATCCTCATTATTAatcgtagcttcatacaatttaaAGGCATGAGGGATaatcttgttcttgatggtggatCTGGCAATAGGAAAAATCACATTCAGAATAAAATAGTTGTGCATGATATCTACGAACAAATTTTGAAAACAGTGAAATAAAGTGTATTTCAAAGTAGCATCAGCATATATAAAGGTAATAGAAAAATGAAATTACCCAATAAGATAATGTGCCTCTATTTCCTTTTTCCACTTTTCAGCCTTTTCATAGAAGCAGCATACAAAAGGTGAGGAACAAGACAAAAAAAATCACATAAGGAAATATGAACAACCTACTTTTGTCCAACTTACAAAGTCAAATCCAATATAAGGTGTCTGAGAAAATTGAGGGGGGCTGAACAGCTTGGAGAAGCTCGGACAATCTCTTGTCTTTATGGTAGGTTTTGTGTTGTTCGAGCCTATTGGCTTCACTTCGAGCCCCTTTTGTGTCAAACACTTTCCTGCATGCCAATTAATTTTAGTCCTGAAAAAATAATTGGCAAAATTAGATGCTGATGAAATATTTTTTCTAGAaacataatactccctctgttcctaaaAAGATATCTCAAATTTATctagatttgcatgtatctatacactaaaacttGTCTAGATGCATGTACAAAGTTGAGACCTCTTTttccggacggagggagtattattttgcAACAATAAAATTATTACCCCAGTGCTTTCTTTATACGTCTTGCATATTCATTGATCATGTCATACATTACAGTAAGCACGGGATTTTTGAAGAAGGGATTGGGTTTGAACAAAAAATCAATCCTGAATTTCCTTGGATTGGGTTCCCAAGAAAACGGAAAGCTTGCGTGTTTTGATAGTTTTTCATGGCAGTAAGCCAGAAATCTGGAATACCTTTCCTCTCTGTAGGAAAACACCGTAACAAAGTTCTAAAAAGGATGAAAAGGATTTATTTCATTCGACAAATGATACTAGGCATACCCAAAATGAAAATGTATAGATATTACCATCCT encodes:
- the LOC124654289 gene encoding tropinone reductase-like 3, producing the protein MDVKCRRLEGKVAVVTASTQGIGLAIAERLGLEGAAVVISSRKQKNVDEAAEGLRAKGITVVGAVCHVSNADHRKHLVDTAVKNFGHIDIVVSNAAANPSVEGILEMKESVLDKLWDINVKASILLLQDAAPHLRKGSSVIIISSIAGYNPESTLGMYGVTKTALFGLTKALATEMGPNTRVNCIAPGFVPTRFAGFLTTNETLRNELIDRSTLKRLGTVEDMASAAAFLASDDASYITAETIVVAGGTQSRL